TCAGGCTGGAATcacatccattcacacatttcTATTCTTCAAGTGAGGCAACAAAACAGGTATGTATGTCCTGACAAGTTTTCATATCTTCATATCTGTCTGATCTAATGGGGAGCTGTCGgccacacacaaccacaaataaGCCTTATTAATAACGGGCCTCAACAAAGGGCAGACCATGGGTTTTTTTATGTAGTGCCACAAGTTTGAATTTAATGAGCAAGTAATTTCTTAGGAAAATGTGTGTGGCATGAAGAGTaggaaaaacaaagcaaatctttctttttatcaCCCTGCGGAAGCCACAACTTAGCTCTTTGATACTCTCCAACCCTTCCAGGTATATTCACTGTCACACTTGACTTAACCACTGTTTTTACAAGACAGTGCATGTAGTCACAGTTAAAGTTACAGCTACTAAACAATGGCAAACATACAAAACAGatatttacagttattattGTAGAATCAAACACAGTGCATGTTCCACAGATCACTATGATATATGGgtcattaaacattttgagtGTTGGATAACGCACACCTGTTTAAACTAGGATCACATTGGCCTCCACTGCATTGGATTGTGAGAAGAAACATGTCCATTCTTGTATCACCTGGCCTCTTGCATTGTTGTGAACTCACGCAGCCTTGATTATTGTAGCTACAGTAACAATACCTGAACACAAGCACAGTCTATCTCAACATTGAGAAATATGTGGAAAGTTTTTGGGGAAACACTGCCAATTGGTCTCAACATTTCTCCACAGACTATGTAGCAACTTTGCCACAAGatattaaaaaactgttttttttatattaagtgGCTTTTAGGGTGTTGATAATCTGTTTCAACTCCTGCATGTGCCGGTAATAAAGCACAGCCACAAAATCCTGGCAATACAAAGTAATCCCACTTATCTCTCATCAGGCTTTACTATGTGGCATGCGCAGGATGCTTAATTCAAATATGTGGCATGCTTTCACGGACAAATACAGACTAGTAGAGATGTATCAATGCATACAAAAAAGCAGACAGACATCTGTGGGTAGTGGTGATGCCAAGTCTTGTTCAATCAGTTACAATAATATCCAAAACATCTGTAGGCATGCTCTtgaaacacttttaaatgaaatccAAAAGGGGTATTAAGGCTATCTTTGATATACTACAAACACTGAACTCGATGAACCTTACATAGAATATAGTGCTTTTTCTGTGAGTGGAGTGTTTACAGTTGAGAATAATCAGAGCACATCtagtatatattttaataaaggaTGACTACTATCTTTAACATTTGTAATTTAACAAGTAAATATAACTGCTGCCTTGCTATTTGCAGTTAATATGAGTTAGATGGTTGACTTTTCTCTGgagaaaactaaaaatattaaCAGTTAATATGGGAATTTCAGAGAATGTTGTGAATATGTATGCTAACCTAGagtgtctttaaaatgttgaacaaTCTCATACACAGCCTGAAAGACCAAAGCATTGAATTTATTACAATGTAAACACATTGACTATTCTACCAGAAAGCATTGTTAGTTCAGAATatgtgaaaaaaactgaaagtaTATTATGCTTTAAAAAGGACTGATTTGAGCTTcctatatttaaattaaagcattacatctgtcaaacacacacacttgcataaaCCTGCACAAAACCTTCCTCTCCACACATTCTGCCTATATTAGGGCAACAGCACCATCTAGTGTCAAAATTGTGTACTCACCTCACTGTCTGGACATTCCTGCTCATGCCAGTGTACTCTCCTATCTTCAGTACATGGAATTACACATCTGatatgtgttatataaatataactatGTAGACAATCAGTGACACACATTATCCCATGTCCCTgcttaatataaaaacatgcagtCAAGAGTCCCACATTAAATTctgttattctgtttttatttttttattttttttagctcaaGTAGGGCATGTtgtaaaaagttaaaaactGCAGCTCACACGTTTTTCAGACTGCAGAACTATTTAAGTtgtattactttattgttttcaaCTGCAGTATTTGAGTGACTatcttttttatgtgtgcatgtgagtatATGAACATATAGTACATGtgacttatttttttctgatattgATAGCACACTGATAAGTTCCAATTTCTATTCCAATTAAATCAAAACTCAAGAGTCAGCATTAGTTATCTTAAGCTTATTTCTAACAGCCCCCTTCTTCTGTTCTGGTTAGTTTCTTTATCAAGTAGAGCAGAGCAGCTGGACCCAAATGTAGAGCTGAACAGACTTGATGAACTTGAACAAAGGAAACAACAAAACTTAAGTTcaaaccaagacttaaatacagacagaactTATACATTGATAGGGAACAGGTGACTACAAAAAAGCAGGCTGGGAGTTGATTGGCAGGGAGGACACTGGAGACAGGGCAGACAGGCTGACacaggacaggtgtgaaggGGTGGGGAAAAACACTGATGGCAAGGCAGGGCTAACGAacctgatgcagggcaggtgtcgAGAGAAGAATGGGCTGGGGAGGAGTGCAGTAACACAGAAGGAAAACAGAATAACCCAaatataaataagcaaaacCCAATGACCAAAAGGACTGAACAGAAGCACAACACTGGACACcaagagaacaaacacaaaaagtccaGAAACCATGAGGCCATGACATTCTATTGGGCGTTCTATTTTCCTCACAGTCCAGTCTAAGTTGCTGAGTAGCTGAGTGCATCAGCACTGTTGGCCTTCTGATTAACTTGTACAAGATGTCACCCTGCCCTCCATCCTACTCATGCTGGAATGAATCCCTGCCATTGACCCAgtattagattttttaaaatcttctttCTACTTCTATTACACAACATTTCAGAAGGGAATACTGTATTTTAGATTCATGTAACAACTGTAGTTACTTTGTagataaacattttaacatacaAAACATCTAATCACCTcacaaaatatgatttttacaATTGAATTACTATACAGTGGTATATAGAGAAGTTAAAACTGGATTGACATTGACCAGCTACGTTAAAATGCTGCTCACACTTAGGCTAATACTAATCCAATAATATATTATTCTGAAATCTGACTTCTGCATAGGTAATGCTTTTAATTCTTAATGTACTACTTCTGTGCACTGCTTACTGAAATTAAGGTAGttcaattcattattatcattactactactactacttctactataaGCAAATAAAGCCAattaataaagtatatatttggTATACCAACCCCCATCATTGAGTTTATCCAGCAGatcaaatttaattttattgtatgCTTAACCTCAATTTCATACCTGCTGTATACTATGTATACTATGTGTACTCACATATTGCATATTTCTCTAATCATAAGAAAATTAATGGCAcgctgttcctgtctgtgaatcTACAGCTGTTTAGTTAGTGTGTACAACCATATAGTTTTGAAGTCTATACCAAAGGCCTGGTGAGGTCATCTGACCCCTTATGTTGAGGTATGATAAGATGTTTAATATCTTCACtcaaaaatttgaaaagaaagaattaTTCTCTATATTGAACATTTACCACTGGACCCACGATTTTATGTTTTAAGAGCATTCCCTAAAGGACGAATAGGAAAAAGAAAGTTGTATCTATTGCATACTCTCTTACTAGTGGCCAGGAAGATGATAACTGTATCATGGCTTAAACCACTTCCCTGGACAATACCTCAGTGGCAAGATATGGTGAAGAAAGTTTACATAATGGAAAGGGCAACTGCACACCTTCATATTAAGATTGACCTTTTTAGAACCAGATGGGCCCCTGTGAGTGTTTACTTTAAACTTCCAGTGTGAAAAGGTATCATACTGAGAAATCTCATGGTAACTATTGTCTATGGTTAGGTCAGGTCTATGTGGATGTTCAACAGggccaaaatatgttttatttgtcagcCTCTGTTATGTGTTCTGCTGTTTATATAAAACATCCACCTGCCAGCTCAACCCACTGCCGACCTCTTTAGTCACTGCAATGCTTTCCCTCTCTGTTGCCCCTGATAACTGCCATCATTCACTCCTCGCTAACCTCTGGCTCTGTTCCATCATCTCTCAAATCTGCGGTTGTATCACCTATTCTGAAGAAACCTGGTTCAGATCCCAACAACTTCAATAACTTTCTTCCGATTTCTAACCTACCATTTATCTCAAAAATCCTGGAAAAAGTAGTGGCATCACAGGTTCATGCTCATCTCCATTACAATAACCTATATGAACAGTTCAAGTCTGGTTTTGAGCCTTCAGTTCAGAACCTCCCATTCATTTCTATGAAAGTTGCTTGTGAAGTTTGACTTCTGAGTAAAAAAGTTACCTTAATCCTTGGGATCATTTGGCCTATAGAGGAGGCGTTCTTGAATTAggataaaacaattcaattatGCAGCTCTTGTACTGTAGATTATCCAAATGTGATTGGaccgaatggatcaaattctgagagtgaaatgagtcattttgaaGGAGTTGTGATGCACAAGAAAATGTTTGTAGTTATTTACACACTTCTCTTTCACAATGCAAgtcaatggggggaaaaaagtatttttgggccTAATCGTGTTATGtgatgttgtaattacacagtttggccactatgtcaagtTGGCTTCAAAACctgtataaataaacaatatttacatgtttatagactgaacattttaatgagggagaaggaaaatgtgtaattttaacaATTCTAACCacataatttaactttttttttttggggggggggggtaccatatcagacacaagtTATTAGACACAAatagagtattttatatacatcttaaagAATGTTCAGAGGGGGCCTTTATCCTCAGAAAGGTTGGCACATACAGTCAGCAACAACCCACAACTTTGGAAGTCTTTGCCATATTTCTGGGGGATGAGGGTGCTGTCAGTGACCTAAGCAAACAGTGTCTGCACTGAACACAAAGTTAATCAGGGGGTGCAGCACTTCCCTTGATATGGGACATTGTGTACTTATGGAACCATGACACCAAAAAGGGTTGTCTGCACCACCTGCTCCTATCTATGTCTACATTAGTTGAAGAACAGGCAGATTTTAAAGAGGAGTTGCATTGTGTTTAACCTTTAACAGTCACATTTACTGACAAATGGGGCAGACTGTGGAGGGCAGACTGTCAGCTGGTCTGCGCATGCTCAGTATAGCCCTTTTACGTTGCACGCAGGCGCAGTAGAGCTCAGCGGTCATTCATTATAAAGCGctgattttctctgtctctttccacCTTCAGCCATTTTAACCATGTTAGGAGCTGTGGGACGCTGTTGCACCGGGGCTCTGCAGGCTCTCAAGCCTGGGGTCCAGCCCCTGAAGGCTCTTGTTGGATCCCCAGCAGTCCTCTCACGTAAGTCTTTCATGCACGGTACTTTTTGGAGTGAAGTCTTGTTAAGAAAAGACGCATTTAAGCGCCTGTCAGTGGACGGCTTAGGGCTAACGTCATGCTAGGCTAGCAACACGCTGAAGGCGTTAGCAGGCCTTGAAcctgaaatgtcaaaattgcAATGTATTGGAGCTATTCCAAAATATCAAATggatacacatgcacatatttaCCCCTACTGATAGGTTTCATGTGTCAAAAAATGAGCaggttgtgtttttcatgtgcaAGCAGCAATGACCTTTGCGTAATGACATGAGGCGGTGCGAGGCTAGCAGATTAGCAAGGTTAGAAGGCATTTAGCAGCAGTAAAGACACGTTATATATACACAGCCATACTAAAGAAGCTTGTAAAACATGAAAGACTATACTCTTTGGTCGTGTAGCTGTCGTTTAACCCGAAATACATTACACTTCATTCAGTAGTCAGTCTTTGTATCATAACCTTACATTGTAAGAGTTGCTATCAACGAAAGTCAACCGATATTTCACATAAGTTCATTCACTGTTTCGTTTGTAGGGCGTCCCTCGATCATTagaattgtttaaaaaaaaaagctgaatcaGAGTTAATGGTAGGCcaacaacattcatttgacattgaAACACGCAGTTGCTAGTGCTTTAAATATGATTTAGCAGCTGGTTCTCTTATTAACCTGTTATGATTAAGTGTCCTAGCAAAAGCCTTAGGCTAATGTTGTTTAAACCTCAATGTCAAATTAGTGAAACCTCTATTTTGCATATCAACAGATAAACAAGTGATTACATGATGTCTCAACCCAGATCCAGCTTAGAAACTACTATCCTTACACCTGTCAAATCGGGGTTAGATTAACAAGGAGACTGCAGAGACTCATtaagacaaacatgttttaaacatgtGAAACCTTTACTCCTATATATTAAAACTGAAAGGTtgattttcaattatttttccaCATCTTGACAATATTAGACCAGGTCCAGATCAAAAACAACTATACTGAGACCTGTCAAATCaaaatataatgtagttttgGTTTGACAAGTCTAAGTCTAGTGGTGTTTTAGCTGGACCTGGTCTAATGTGGTCTGGGTGGGGTGAAATCATCCTCTTCTCAGTTTTCATAAGCAAAATAAAGGTTACACAAATCTGAAAGTGGTTAGCAGTGTTcatgctttttcttttatatgaaAGTGGTTGAAAAACAAATTCTACAGCTGAATATAATTATTGGTGTTTTCTGTTACCCCAAATTAGAGACTAACTAGAGCATCTCACAGGGTGGTAAATATTGGAGACAACGCACCAGGGGGCACATCAAGGTCATGACTGTAGCACACTTGTATGACACTGAGCTAAAAGTACACACTTGTCTGCATAACTTTACAGGCAGAGACTATGTCGCacctgctgccgctgctgccaTTGCCAATGGGCGCATTGTGGCTGTCATCGGTGCCGTTGTGGACGTCCAGTTCGATGAGGGCCTCCCACCCATCCTCAACGCCCTGGAAGTCGCTGACCGTGAGTCCAGGCTCGTCCTGGAGGTAGCACAGCATCTTGGTGAGCAACCCGGATTAGTCCTCAGTCATGTTCcccttttaaacacaaaaagacaagaaattgttaaaatagaaaattaacCCAAGTTACTTTGTGTCTTCAGGGGAGAACACAGTGCGTACCATTGCTATGGATGGTACTGAAGGTTTGGTCCGTGGACAGAAAGTTCTGGACACCGGTGCCCCCATCAGAATCCCAGTGGGTCCCGAGACTCTGGGCAGGATTATGAATGTCATTGGCGAGCCCATTGATGAGAGAGGCCCCATCTCCACCAAGCAGTAAGCTCAAAGTCAAAATAACATTATTGATTTAATGTAATGACTTCCACAATGAGCAAAACACATCTTTTGATATTATTAAATTATGAGGTCAGTATTCAGCTAAAAGCTTGTCACACGAAGCATAAAGGAGCATTCAGAATGAGTTTAAAGGTATTTTGCACTTTGATTAATGAAGTTACctgaatatttttctttctttcccccacAGGACTGCACCCATCCACGCTGAAGCCCCTGAATTCACTGACATGAGTGTGGAGCAGGAGATTCTGGTTACTGGCATCAAGGTTGTGGACCTGCTTGCCCCCTACGCCAAGGGAGGAAAGATTGGTATGTGAAAAAGAACAAGTGACTGCTCATGATAGACTTGGGCAGCATGTGACTGTCATCTTTGAGGACATGCAACTTTGTAATATCATGAAATCAGACCTGTTTTGTAATGCTTACCTGACTACTTGCTCACAGGTCTGTTCGGTGGTGCTGGTGTGGGCAAGACTGTGTTGATCATGGAGCTGATTAACAATGTGGCCAAGGCCCATGGTGGTTACTCCGTGTTTGCCGGTGTGGGAGAGCGTACCCGTGAGGGAAATGACTTGTACCATGAAATGATTGAGTCTGGTGTCATCAACCTGAAGGATACCACCTCCAAGGTGAGAATTGTGGACGGCTCTAGAATAAATTACAACATAGATTTGTGAGATAGGGGGAAAAGCTTATTCATCATGGTTTTTAACACTGACCTCTCTTCCTTGCTAGGTGGCGCTGGTGTACGGACAGATGAACGAGCCCCCCGGTGCCCGTGCCAGAGTGGCTCTGACTGGACTGACTGTGGCTGAGTACTTCCGTGACCAGGAGGGTCAGGATGTGCTGCTCTTCATCGACAACATCTTCCGTTTCACACAGGCTGGCTCTGAGGTCAGTATTATCAGTCATGTCGTCCAAGGGCAGCAGGTGTTTCCCTGAAGATATtaagataaatgtaaaatagCAGTCAAATCTTAGAGGGAGCAACGTTGACTTTCAAATGTAGATTTTCTTAAATATTACAAAACCATTATATAAAATAACTATTGAATAATCAGATTTAGCTGAGACTTGAGGTTGACTAAAGTCATGTTATTTCTCAGGTGTCTGCTCTGCTGGGTCGTATCCCCTCTGCTGTGGGTTACCAGCCCACTCTGGCCACTGACATGGGTACCATGCAGGAGAGAATCACCACAACCAAGAAGGGTTCAATCACATCTGTGCAGGTAAATAGTGAGatttaaaaagtataactgACTTGACCTGCATTGTGCCAGTACACTGGTTCAGTATCTACATAGCCACACGTCTAGTATTAGTACTTAGTGACTAAATTCCAAATTTTCCCCACCAGGCCATCTATGTGCCCGCTGATGATTTGACTGACCCTGCCCCCGCCACCACCTTCGCTCACTTGGACGCCACCACTGTGTTGTCCCGTGCCATCGCTGAGCTGGGTATCTACCCCGCTGTCGACCCCCTGGACTCAACCTCCCGTATCATGGACCCCAACATCGTCGGATCTGAGCACTACGATGTCGCTCGTGGCGTACAGAAAATCCTTCAGGTGCACAACTtgacaaataataattttaatttgaCAGATCCATTAAGTGTTTCTCAAGCTAATCCATTCTGATTATTTTCCTCCTATAGGACTACAAATCCCTGCAGGATATCATTGCCATTTTGGGTATGGATGAGTTGTCTGAGGAGGACAAGCTGACTGTGGCCCGTGCCCGTAAGATCCAGCGTTTCCTGTCCCAGCCCTTCCAGGTGGCCGAGGTCTTCACCGGTCACATGGGCAAACTTGTGCCCCTCAAGGAAACCATCCAGGGCTTCCAGAGCATTCTTGGCGGTGAGTGTATTAGCAACTGATGAGATATTCACATTGCTCTTGACTTGCTTGTATCCCTATCATCTATTTCAATCTATTCTTTAAtactaaacattttttatactaTTTCCCTTTTTAGGTGAGTACGACGCTCTGCCAGAGCAGGCTTTCTACATGGTCGGCCCCATCGAGGAAGTCATCCAGAAGGCTGAGAAGCTGGCTGAGGAGCACTCATAAACATCTTAACATGTAACTGTTGTCAGTAGAAGAGGAGAAATCAAAGGAAGGGATCCTGCGATTAGGAGCACTTGGTTTGTAACATGTCAAGAAAACAAATGTACCTGTCCTGTCATCCTGAAGAAAGTTCTATTTAATGTTTCCATTGAAAGAAAGGTGGAATAAATGCTGTCTTTACACAAAACCAACTTGTCAACTGTATATTTCTGAGGCTTTAATATGTTGTAGTTGAGAATCTTATTCCTAATGAGGATTTTCATGAAATGGCTGTCCTCATCCACTTTGACCACATGATGGCAGTATTGAGCCATGTTGATCTATCTGACCTGTTGTTGCAGTTTGTCatatactgaaataaaacagtggACAAAAATTGGGTGCGTGTTTGTTTAAACTTAGAGGCTAACATACTCATGATCTGTCTACCACAAGAACAACAAATCAgagtaattaaatataattactCTGAACATACAATGGCTAGATACTCCACTTGAAGGTTTTATACATTCTTATAACTAGAGTTTAAAGTTCTTTTTTATAATACAAAGCATATTTTAGCAACCAGacttttaaatagcactttttaaaaaaaatctgaaatattcTGATTAAGAATAGTTTAGATTAAGTTTTTGAAATTGCATACCTTGAACGTGACATTCAGACCACACCAATTCAGAAAGCTGGTTTacaaattcaaatatttcaGTGCAATACAGTGATACACTTCTAATTTCTACACTTAGTATTTAGTTGAGAATCAATTTCAAAATTAGATATAACTCATTATGGCACTGATGCTTCCATATTAACACTAAAACCACCCAGTGTGGAAGAACAAGACTTTCCAATTATGCACAATTACTAATAACTCATACATCCACATTTGCTGAATATCTGGATGACCACATTACAAAGTAGGTCATGTGTCATATTGTTGACATCACAGCAcattctctctgctgctctggaTTCCCCAGATTACGTATATTAGAAttatatttaaagctgcatttcacACAATTTAGCCCTGTTCCATACATACTTTGTTATCAAGTCAAAAAATGTTATTGCTCGTCCTTGACCTTTGACACATGCCTATCACCAAGGCAAAGAACATTAAACTGAGCAAACTAATATCTGCTTGTAGATTAGCGGACCTTGAACATTCCCATTTACAACTGCTTGGGAGAAGACAACTAGCTGTGTAATTCTTACAATCAATATCAAGATAATGCATAATTGCTTTCCAGACAAATGTTGGCTACacaataatgtttaaaatagaaatgacaaGACATCCAATATACTGGTAAAATTGTTTAGTTGGAGAGTGAAATCTGTACAGATACAAATAAACTACAGATTATTGCATTGACCTGGCGACAGGAATGGCTTCTTTGCTCATGATGTAATCACTGACACAGGTTGGCATGTACGACAGCGGCAGCCAGAAGAACTTGGCATCCCAGCCTGGGGAATATCGGGTGCGGGGCCGGACGGCGGATACGGCATGCTCCATACAGCTGACCACCTTCATCAGATCTCCATCACTTATCTGGGCAACTTTGCCTGATATTACCTCAAGAGCTACCAGAGGAAAATGATCAGAATAAATACACAGCTGAATAGAAAACAGACATGAATGGAGAAGATAAGTGATTAAAACTTACACTTTTGAAGATACTCTGTTCCGTAGTCATCTCTGACCTCTTGGGGCATTCTCTCCCATAGCGTCTTGACATTTTTGGACAAGATAGCAACATCGGTCACATTTGTTTTGAAGAAGCCCGGCTCAATGCAGAGGACTTTGACACCGAAAGGCGCCATATTTAACCTGAGCAAGACATTACATTTGATCAGAGCTGGCGGGCATTGGTACTGAAAGAAAGACATCTTTTCCTGGACATATTGACAAATAATTGAGTTAATGTTTCACCTGAGGCTGTCATTGAACGCTTCCACACCATACTTTGAGACGGTGTATGGGCCCCCTGTAACACTGATCCTCCCAAACACACTGGCTACATTCACCACCCTCCCCCTGGCCTTCTTAATCAGCGGCAGGACACTCAGGGTCACGCCTATCACCCCGTTCAAGTTCACGTCCAGCATGGACTTGTAGTCGTCAATAGTCAGCCAGTCGCACGGGGCGGAGGGGACGGCCACGCCAGCGTTGTTGACTACAGCCCATAAGCCTGGAAGAGTCGCAGAGACAACAACAAGTCATGATTTTGAACCCTTTTGGGCTGAGTCAAGACAATTCAAAAGCATGTTAATACATGTCCTGAATACAGTACAGATGAGTGATGTGTAGGGTGTTGGTTGGTATGTTTGATTGTGTTGAATTTAACCTAGATTAAACTGATAATGCCGTTCCGTTCCACTGAAACAAAAACTCCACACACACCTCGCTCCCCCACTTTGTCCTTGATCATCGCCCCAACCTTGGCGACACTGTCTTTCGACCTTACATCCAGGTGTGTTGTGATCAGGTTGCTGGAGCAGGACTTCTTCAgatcctcctctcctttctcggTGAAACACGAGGCGATGACTCTGAAGCCCTTATTGTCCAGATGGCGGGCCAGGAGGTTACCGAAGCCGCTGTCACAGCCGGTGATGTACACATACTTGCTGCCTTTGTCGGAGACCCTGGGCAGCTCCCGTACCCAGCGGTACAGG
The Scomber scombrus chromosome 24, fScoSco1.1, whole genome shotgun sequence genome window above contains:
- the atp5f1b gene encoding ATP synthase subunit beta, mitochondrial: MLGAVGRCCTGALQALKPGVQPLKALVGSPAVLSRRDYVAPAAAAAIANGRIVAVIGAVVDVQFDEGLPPILNALEVADRESRLVLEVAQHLGENTVRTIAMDGTEGLVRGQKVLDTGAPIRIPVGPETLGRIMNVIGEPIDERGPISTKQTAPIHAEAPEFTDMSVEQEILVTGIKVVDLLAPYAKGGKIGLFGGAGVGKTVLIMELINNVAKAHGGYSVFAGVGERTREGNDLYHEMIESGVINLKDTTSKVALVYGQMNEPPGARARVALTGLTVAEYFRDQEGQDVLLFIDNIFRFTQAGSEVSALLGRIPSAVGYQPTLATDMGTMQERITTTKKGSITSVQAIYVPADDLTDPAPATTFAHLDATTVLSRAIAELGIYPAVDPLDSTSRIMDPNIVGSEHYDVARGVQKILQDYKSLQDIIAILGMDELSEEDKLTVARARKIQRFLSQPFQVAEVFTGHMGKLVPLKETIQGFQSILGGEYDALPEQAFYMVGPIEEVIQKAEKLAEEHS
- the LOC134006656 gene encoding retinol dehydrogenase 7-like, yielding MYLYLLGLVVFYYLYRWVRELPRVSDKGSKYVYITGCDSGFGNLLARHLDNKGFRVIASCFTEKGEEDLKKSCSSNLITTHLDVRSKDSVAKVGAMIKDKVGERGLWAVVNNAGVAVPSAPCDWLTIDDYKSMLDVNLNGVIGVTLSVLPLIKKARGRVVNVASVFGRISVTGGPYTVSKYGVEAFNDSLRLNMAPFGVKVLCIEPGFFKTNVTDVAILSKNVKTLWERMPQEVRDDYGTEYLQKSLEVISGKVAQISDGDLMKVVSCMEHAVSAVRPRTRYSPGWDAKFFWLPLSYMPTCVSDYIMSKEAIPVARSMQ